CTGCGCAAGTGCAGCTGTATTAAATGTTAGTGCAAGACGTCGGGTTGTGTCAAGCCAAAACTCAGGAAGTCGGCTTCCAAAAATCGCAAGCGAAAGGGCTGAAGTCGACCTTGTTTTTATAATGAATAAACATTAAATTACGTATGGCCTATGGCATGTTTAGGTCAACcgaaaaacaaagaacagATTTATGTTCCTAAATATAAGTTATGAGGAGAACTCGATGCGCGAGACAGGATAGCATGAAGATCAGATACGGTGGAGAGTTTATTGAAggaatataataaataatgcaGACCTCTACGATTTAGAAGTTATTCCGGAAAAATGGTATGCAAGGTTCATTGATTCAAGGTATATTTATGGTACATTACATctatttcatcaatctatttaatttcatttttaaagatatgtacatatattcaaaaaaaacATAGGATATAGAAACTTCCATACGCAGATGTCttgattaacccattgtagaccaatggggtatttaaatatttcaccGAAAATGATAGAGGAAAGATACAATAGATCTATAAGAAgaatctacatacatacagcaTTATTTTCCGCGTTTTAAACAGAGGGGGATAAAGTGAGTTAAGCTCATGTTTtgttttcggtatattttgaaactgtgacgtatatttcggtatactCCTAAGagtcagaccgtatatctcttcgataaatccgcggtcacactgatctGATTCCCTCAAAAAAGCATCATCATTGCCGGACAAAAAAGTTTTGAACGCCAAAGCCGCACGGAAATCAAGATTATAATAATCCTCTAGTGCATCATCTGTTCGTTGACTAATTCCTAAAGATGTCTTCACGTTACGATCGCGCTGTTACTATTTTCTCCCCAGACGGACATTTGCTTCAGGTGGAATATGCCCAAGAAGCCGTCCGGAAGGGCTCGACCGCGGTAAAACTCACGCTGTTGCAATGTTTCGCATGCATTTTACTCAAAATGAATTATATTCCTTAGGTTGGTGTTCGCGGCGGCAGCTGCGTTGTGTTGGGGGTGGAGAAAAAGTCTGTTGCCAAGTTGCAAGAGGACCGCACAGTTCGCAAAATTTGCATGCTTGACCATCACATTACAATGGCCTTTGCCGGCCTCACTGCCGATGCTCGCATTCTGATTAACCGTGCCCAAGTGGAGTGCCAGAGCCATCGGCTTAATGTTGAAGACCAAGTTACTCTGGAGTACATCACTCGGTATGCATAGTGCCGTGCCTTTCACTGCCTTTGGGCttaatgtatttatatttttcgtACATTTCAGTTACATTGCCCAGCTGAAACAGAAGTATACTCAGAGCAATGGTCGCCGTCCCTTCGGCATTTCTTGCCTGATTGGCGGATTTGATGGCGATGGCTCGGCGCATTTGTTCCAAACCGAGCCTTCTGGTATTTTCTATGAATACAAAGCAAACGCTACGGGTCGCTCGGCCAAGACTGTGCGCGAGTTCTTCGAGAAGAATTATCGTGAAGAGGATGTGGCCACTGAGAAAGGTGCCGTCAAGCTGGCAGTTCGCGCCCTGCTCGAGGTGGCACAGTCGGGCCAGAACAACTTGGAGGTGGCCATCATGGAGAACAACAAGCCGCTGAAGATGCTGGATCGGGAAGTCATCCAGGAATATGTGAACATCatcgagaaggagaaggaagaggatatcgaaaagaaaaagcagAAGAAGTAACACACCAGGCACTCTCCAACAGAATGCCTTCAATTCGAACATTTTCTTAATTCAGGACCTCTGCAAAAATCTCCCCTAAGATTATCTATTATAACTTCACGCAAAAGTCATTTAGTTTTAGTAGGGAGGTTTTTACAGATTCCATTGATTTGGCGAATGTTCCACCGCATCGCATCGGGTGGCCCGATGGCACATTTTTATCTAAATAATTTTCTACATTTTGAAATGTTGTAAAGAGGTTAAAAGCTACATATATGAGTTGTATAAAATACATGGTCTACCAGACACGAGAACGGAGATCCAGCACGATTTTCCTTTCAAACATTCTATAACTGTAATAGcgatattattaattttatacgCGTGATATGTTGAGTAttccctctgctgctgctactctgGAGAGTCGTCGAAAacagctggctggctgcattTTAAGAGGCAGCTGTTAGATTTCAATATTGGTCCTCATTCCAGGAGTGGGCAACTTGCTACTTGCAACGTGAACACGATGTTCAGGAAGATAATTTCAGAATTTTTTATGGAAACCTTATGAAATTAATAGtttctatctgtctatctataCATCTGTGTATCTTTCATATTTCTATCTATCTTCGTTTCGATGTGGTTATGTCTAACGAGCCATAAAATCCTCTCGAACTTATGTATATTTGACCACACGACTAGCTCACAGCGCAATCCAGGGAACCAcaagatgaagatgatgataatgataaaaCCGTGGTCCCTCGGATCGTGATTCTAAGACAAACTGGCAAAATACAAGCTACCGTACCCCGCAGTCATAGATATTTCAGTTGAAGAAGCAAACAGATCTATGCTTTGCCCTGGCCAAGGAGCTGCATCTCAgccccaaacaaaaacaaaaaaaatagtaaagcCATTTTCTCCTTTTAAACTAAAGTTTATTGAATGATTGTAATTTGACTAAAAAGAAGATTGAGTTTAAAGGCCTAtaatatttagaaaaaaatgttaTTAGCGAAAAAACGGCGAAATTCGTCATAAAATGGCGTATGTAAAGTAAAATGTACGTAGATATTTGCAGGTCTGCTATCCAATGTATATAAACCGAATCTCATGTATCGTTTACAACCGTGCTTCGATGAATCACACGCAGAGATACTATCGATGGTTGGCAATCATACTTGTCATCTCCAGCGAAAATTTCGTGCGCCAAAAACATAAACTAATGTTAAATAGTTAGAATTAGAATTAAATCCAGtgcaatatattttttaaaagaaaacaaaaaaacctcTCAAGTGTTGGCGGGTGTAGTTCAGTGCCCACAGAGAGGTCGCAACGACATAGGGCGAGTGAAAATTGCGTTTTACAATTACTGTTTTACGGGGGTGGGCCGTGAGAGCGAGAGGCCAACAGTCGGTGGTGTGGGAACGCCAAGCAGGAGCAccgtttttattttccatcaACATGTACAGTTATAAGTAAAGTCGGATCTAAATCCATAAGTCCATACAGTTTAAAAGCCCAATCCCAAAcaaaatagatagatagatgctGCCGGGCATCTATTGAGAGATTCGTTACGGATTGAAAATACGTCTTTGTCGTTATGCAGCAACAGGACGATCCTCCGTCCCTGCCCGTGGGCACGGAGGTGAGTGCCAAGTATAAGGGCGCCTTTTGCGAGGCAAAAGTCAGCAAAGTAGTGCGCAATATCAAGGTGAAGGTGGTCTACAAGCAGGGCCTGGGCACGGGCATCGTGCCCGACGATGCTATCAAGGCGCCGCCCGGCCAGATGCGCGTGGGTGCCGTTGTCGAGGTGCGGCACCCAGACAGAAAGGAGATCGTAGAGGCCACCATTGCCAAGATCCAAGACGGCTCACAGTACACGGTCGTCTTTGACGATGGCGACATCACCACTCTGAGGAGGACGGCCCTGTGCCTGAAGAGCGGCAGGCATTTCAATGAGAGCGAGACCCTCGATCAGCTGCCGCTGACCCATCCGGAGCACTTTGGCAATCCCGTGGTCGGCGGAAGAAGGGGTCGTCGGAGGGGTCAATTGAATGAGGACAGCtcggatgatgatgacgagaGCGATGCCAAGGAAGTGGTCaacgagaaggaggagaacATTGGCCAGGTCGTCTGCGTGGAGACAGAGTCCAAGAAGAAGGACAAGGAGAAATGGTTCCCCGCCTTGGTGGTGGCGCCCACAGCTCAGGTGAGTCCTCGCTCCTCGCTCGCGCTGGAGATCAGAGCTGCCCGTTCATTACAGAATTTCACTTCACTTTGCAGGCCACTGTCAGAATCCGCGTGAAGGATGAGTACCTGGTAAGATCCTTCAAGGACGGACGCTACTATACGGTGCCCAAGAAGGAGGCCACAGAATTTACCAGGGAGGTGGCCAGCAAACAGGATGTGCCTGCTGTGCAGGCTGCCCTCGAATTCCTCGACAGCAGCGTCCTGCCGCCGCACTGGGACCGCGACTCCCTCTTTGGCCTGTCCAATCTCaccagcgacgacgacggcgagaTCGATTCGGACTCGTCTGACGACGAGCCGCACGAGGAGAAGGATCGCTTTGTGGCCCAGCTCTACAAGTACATGGACGATCGGGGCACGCCGCTGAACAAAGTGCCCTCCATCCAGAGCCGCGACGTGGACCTGTACCGCCTCTTTCGGGCCGTTCAGAAGCGCGGTGGGTACAATCGCGTAACGACCCAGAACCAATGGAAAATGATTGCCGTTCGCCTGGGCTTTGCGCCCTGCACGGTCAGCGTCATGAACCTGGTAAAGCAGGCGTACAAGAAGTTCCTGCAGCCCTACGGCGATTTCCATCGCAAGCTCGGCTGCTCCATGCTGATGACATCGCGGAACTCGAACCGCAGCAAGGGACGCAGTCTGGTCCGGGCCAATTCGGTGGCCTCGCCCAAGCCAATGGAAACCACCAAAACGGAGACGATCAGCAAATTGGCCCAACCGAATCAGACGGCTACCATCACGAGCACCAGCTCTTCCagtgccgcagcagcagctacctCATCAACCATTGGACCCACTTTGAGCGCTGCAGCTAGCGCTGCCAGGGCCGCCTCAACGGCCTCCATATCGGCAGCAGAGGAGTCTGAGAACACCAGCGAGTCGAGTGTGGTGGTGGAGCCCATCAAGAAGCAACGCAAGGCTTCGGCGGCGGCCACCAGCACTCAACAGCAGGGCAAGGTCAAGAGCCTCGTGGAGAAGTACGAGGAGAAGTCCTCGGCAGCAATGCCCCTTGCCGCTACTGCCGCTGctactggtgctgctggtggaggaGGCCCCACAGCCACCGTAGGAAGTGGatcttcaacaacaacatctgCAGCAAGTGCGGCGGCATCTGCTGCTGGTAACACTACCTCCACGGCCACtccatcatcattatcatcaggagcagcagcagcagctgccactcCATCGGCCGCAGTCGGCAAAGACACCGAATCGGATCTGCCTTTGTCAAAGATCAAGCTGCAAGCGGCCGCTGCTACTGCAGCAGCCGTGACCAGGAACAGCATGGAGAAGGATCAGCAGACCAACATCAGTCCGGGCAGTGCCACATCCAGCAAGGCCAACTCCGCGGACAATCAAAGGAGCAGAGATGCCTCCCCATCCGGTAAGTGCAGAGCACACAGATCTCTGGACAATCCTCTTAGATATTATGACGTTATTTATTATGATCAGACGATCTATGCTAGCTTCACTTTCACCTTATGATAGGCATTGGCCAGGACGCCGCGCAAGTTCCAGATATGCTCGAACTTCTCCGGCTGCACATTGTAGGCTGAGTCGACGGCCTTGGCCCATATCTCCAGCTCCCCGCTGCCGCCAGCTTtgcgccgctgctgctgctcctcagTTATGGGCAGGCGGGCGGTCCACAGGGACCAGCCATAGTGCCGGCCATCGGGCGAATCCTCCTGCTCCAGTTCGGCCACATGCCATGTCTTACCCTCGTCTCCAGTCAGATCCACGCGGAGTATTTTGCGTCCGCCTCCGCTCCAGGCATAGCCACGCACTGTGATGTATCCGCCCTGCGGATCCACTTTGACCCGCTCCCCCGGGAGCGGTGTGCAAATGGCCGAGGTCACCGGCATGGCCTGGATTGCCTCGGCCTTGCTAAAGTCCACCGTGTCCCAGTCCGTGCTGGGGCTGAAGCCCTTGTAGTCGTTCTGCTGCCAGTGAGAGTCCGATTCGTGGTCGGCCACCATGATTCTCGTTAGCCATTTGACATTTCGGGCGCCCACAACGCCGGGCACAATAACGCGTATGGGATAGCCGTGATCCCGCGTCAGCGGTTCATCGTTCATCTCGTAGGCCAAGAGGACATCGCCGCGTGGATCCAGGGCCTTCGAGAGTGGAATGGAGGCGCCGTAGGGATGGGATGTGGGATCCAGATCGGCCCCCTCGAATATCACGTGCATGGTCTCGTTGGGCTGTACTCCCTGCTCCCGAAGCACATCGCAGAGACGGGCTCCCGACCACTTGGCATTGCCCACAGCACCAGCGCCCCACGAGAGACCTGCAGCAGAGAGAATGTTCGATTAGTTACTGGGATTAGTGGGGGACTAGTGCCGCAGCACCCACCCTTGACTGCCTTGATGTGGGTCATCTCGGAGCGTCGATTGCCCCCGCACATGATGGCCGCCGTCACCGTGTGCCTGGGCAGGGCCTTGATCTGGGCTAGAGTCAGTGTGAGCAGCGGCCCCCCCTGCTCGCCCCCAGACGTGTCGATCTCCAGCTCGTACTCCTCGGGCACCAGAACGGGAACGGGCAGGTGATTCCTCACATAGAACATTTCGTTGGGGGTGTAGAACTTCTCGGCTAGCAGACCAATGGGCGGCTCCGCGTTGAACGGACGCTTGGAGGCGGGCTTCAGCAGGGCGTGGCGTTCGGGCTCTTTCGCCCAGGGCGAGCCTAGCTCATCCTCCGCATTGGGCACAGTCAGACCCTCCAGGTTCCCGATGCGAAAGGATTCGAGAAGCTCCAGCACCTCCAGAGTGTTGTGCTGCTGGTAGATGGCCCAGAAGGGATCGATGGCACTGCCCGCGGCCATCATGATCTTGTCCCCCCCAGGATGATTCTCGGCAAATTCCGTCACATCGTAGACCCCCAGGCCATAGGTGATCCAAATGCCCTTGTCGGGTGCATTGTGTTGTTCCACCTGCTCCGCTTTGTAGGTGGGCAGATCCTTTCTGGGCGTGATGTGCCACAGCCGGGCCACTGCCTCATCATCTGGCTTTACCTCCTCATCTGGCGTGCTACTGTATCGCTGAGTCAGCCAAAAGTAGCCTAGTCCCAGTCCGCCGGCCCAGAATGCGCTGTACAGGAACATCTCCGCTTTGCTCCCGGGCGAACTCCATTTGCggttttccttttcttcttGTCCGCTGCCCCGTGCTGAGGCTGTTGTGGTGGCCAGTAGGCGTCTGGCGTGTGTATGTGGAGACAGGTGTGTCTGTGGCATCAGCTTCTGCAGCCTGACCGCCCGTTGCCACAGCAAGCGCATGATTATGTAACAGAACTCCGCCTCCTCCAGAAGAAACTCACATTAAATGAATAGAAAACAATCAGAATAGACAGATTTCAATTTGTCCCGTGATGTTATCTTCGGAGGCAGCCGGCGAATGCTGTCGCGCGACTTGTTGCTGCCTGTGTTTTTCTCTTCTATATTTTTGTGCTCTCTTTTTCGGCCTTGGCCTTAGCACCCGCAGGCCCCCTTGGGCGAGTTGGTTTTATTGATAAGCAAGCTCTTTGACAGCATAAGCGCTAatttctgctgtttttgtcgccccgttttgcgttttgtttgcggtactcgtacacacacaccagcTTCCGAGTATCGATACAATGTATCGACGGGACAGGTCTATCGATATGTCTTAAGCGCTGTCTAAACCGGTCAAATGCTGAATTTTACAATTCCTTTTGCACTCTCTGATGTCATAATATTATTCTTCATTATATATAGCCGAGCTGGCCGTCTAAATGCAGGAAGAATAGGAGCTGAACATAAGCTCCTAcataaatatatcaaatattaATACTAATTACGGGATATGTATGTTAAAAAGCCGAAAAGGAATTAGTAGTGGATGCAATGTGATACTGGGTACGAATCTCAGGCGCAGGGAGATTGAGGATCTCTTAAACCAAAGTAATTCTCTCAAGGGCATTACAACataaagagagagggggaaaaacTTATATTCTTTTCTATCTTTTCGGATCGGAGAGTTTTGTCGGGttaggggcaggggcaggcagaaAATCTCGTCCGGTGCAAAGCAGCTGCAGCCTCGTTTAGCCAGTGCTTAAGAAAATCATACACAAAAGGAATGAACcaaaatgaatataaatagGAGAAATAAGCCAGTTAATATGCATCGGAATGTAGATACATAGATTAGATATTAATAAGAGCGAATAAAATACCAGTAATCGAataatacacatacatacgtggTTATGTATTTGTTCCGCTTTATTTTTTGCGACTTTAGTGACCATcttatccctctctctctccaactCATGTCTATAGCTACCCCCGGGCcgtctgctgcagctgctgccccacCGACCATCGCCAAGAAAGAGAAGCACCAACGAAAGCAGGTGGAAAAGCCGGACGAGAAGCAGCGCGGCAAGCGGAAGAAGGAGGATAAGGACATCAGCGTTGAGAAGATCGACACCGGGGACTTTGTTGTGGGCATCGGCGATAAGCTGAAGGTCAACTACCACGAGAAGAAGTCCCCCAGCTCCCATGGCAGCACCTACGAGGCGAAGGTCATCGAGATCAGCGTACAGCGCGGTGTGCCCATGTACCTGGTCCACTACACCGGCTGGAACAACCGCTACGACGAGTGGGTGCCCCGGGAGCGGATTGCCGAGAACCTGACCAAGGGATCCAAGCAGAAGACACGTACGATCAGCACCAGCAGTGCGaacagtggcagcggcggcggtgggggaGGCGGCGGCACCGGATCAGGCGCTGGCTCCCAGGGCACACTGCCCCCAGGTCCGGGTGGCGGCGGCGACAAGCAGCCGCCGCCTGGCAAGGATGGACCCTCAAAGACGGCACCGCCCACAGGGGCGGCGGGACAGCAGGGTGGCCAGTCGGGAAATCCCAGTGGCTTCAGTACAGCCAGTTCGCTGATTCAGGCCATGGTGAAGACTCCCACCACCACGGGAGCGAAGCGGGGCCGTGGGCGCAGCGACTCCATGCCACCGCGATCGACCACTCCTTCGTCGGTAGCCTCCAATTCGAGCAGAACCAAGTCTCCGGCCagctcccagcagcagcagcagcagcaacatcagcagaagcagccgaTGAAGAGGCGTCCCACCCGAGGGCCGACCAACAGCGCCAACATCCGCATCTCGGACGCCTCAATGGCCTCCGAAtcggactccgactcggacGAACCAGTGCGCCGGCCCAAACGGCAGAGTGCCAAGGAGAAGGCAGCTGGCAAGCCGCAAGCCACCGCCAAGGGACGTCTGTCCCGTGTCCCATCATCTGGGCCCACGGCAGCCGCTGCTCAGCAAAGTCCCAGCGAGGAATccgacgaggatgaggaggaggaagacgCGCCTGGCCTCAGTACTGGCAAACagcaaccgcagcagcagccgcctccTTCGCTGCAACGTTCCCGCGCGGCTGGCAATCGGGCCATGAGCAGTGGGGCCGCCACCTCCAAGGGACGCGACTACGATCTCAGCGAAATACGATCCGAGCTAAAGGGATTCCAGCCGCAACTgctctcctcctcgtcctcctcatcGGCATTGCCCATAGACGAGCGTAAGGATCACATCAAGGGGGAGAGCCATGCGCCTGCGGGGGACATCAAGAAAGAGCCGAAGGTAGAGTCCTCGGCCAAGAGCAGTTCCACGGAGGCCTCTTCCGAGACGGACTCGTACGTGGACGAGGACTCGCAGTCATCGGACTACCGGAAGCATGCCGGTGAGAAGCGCACAAAGGCAGGAGCTGCGGGGCAAACGCCAGGGAAGGCAGGACAAGAGCCACCGAGTAGCGCAGATTCAATCCATCTGCTGGAGACCATCAAGACGGAGACCAAGGACATTAAGGTGAAGCCCTTCCACACAGGCGCAGATATCAAGCCGACCACCAGTCTGATAGCTCCGGCCCGCTTTGGCCTGAACAGCTCCTCCTCAGTCTCAGCCTTGGGCtcgggctcctcctcctcgacaTCCACTCAGGGACCCTGCCTCTCTGCCGTGGCCAAGTACACGCCGGTGATCGTGGAGAAGCCCCTCACCATGACCACAGCCgccgccagcagcggcagcagcagcagcaagaagtCCGCTCAGTCCGCGGATCAGCAACATCCCAACAAGAAGGTGGACAGCCTCAAGAAGCAGTCGGGGGCGGGACCaggaggagccacagccactgccagcagcagcagcagcagcagcagcaacaccacgGGACAGGAGGCCAAGAAATTTGCTGAACCTGTGGCCACCTTGAAGGTGGAGCTGCCGGCAGCCTGTTCCCCCTCTTCGTCGTCCTCTTCGTCCAGTTCCTTTTGCTCAAGTGCTTCGGgaggcagctccagctccgccACGCGATCTCTGCCAGACATGAGCAAGCTGGAGATCAGCGGTGGAGCAGGAGGCAGCGGGGCAGCAGGTCCATCTGGGACCCAGCCCGCGACACCACcgacggccacggccacagccagcagcaaagAGACCaaatacagcagcagcagcattacgGCAGCAAGCGGTGGACCGCTCACCCTTGGCGATCTCTTGGCCTCGGATGTGTACGAGTTCAAGGACACGGAACCCTTTGAATTCGAGAAGCGCATATCGCCCATGGCGGCCTGTTCGACCACCGCGACAGGCGTTGCTTCAGTTCTCCCCTCCGCCGGCCCTTCTTCGGTCATTACTGTGGTGCCGCCGCAGTCCGCacctgcaccagcagcagcagcagctggtggaggagcaggagcaggagccggagcacCGCCTGGTGCTGGTACCACTGTGGTGGTTAGCTCTGCGGCCAGAAAGCAAGCTCTCAAGGCCACGGCCCTGCAGCACAGCCTGGAACAGCATCAGCTGCCGCCCAATGTCcatggagcagcagcggcagcggcaactgTCGCAGCTGCGGGATTGGGAGCAGGCAAATCCAAGAAGCGTGGCTCCCCCCTAAAGGAGGCCAGTCTGGTGCTGGAGAAGCCCAAGCTCATAAAAGTGGAAAAGGAACAGCCGGAACAAAAGCCTGCCatcccacagcagcagcagcagcagcaacaggcgcCTCCGACTGTAAAAGTGGTTGCAGCCacggccacacacacacccacagccacacccaATCTCGTGCAGATGCAACAGAAGCTGATAACGccaccaggaggaggaggaggaggctctTCCTCTGCTTCCTCGGCTGCTGGCCAACTGACGCCCGGACACCATGCCACGCCCTTCGATGCGCTGCGCAAGTCGCCGAGCTTCAACCTGAATATCATGGCCCTGAACGAGGAGCTGGCCCAGACCGTGCAGGAGACAACAAGAGCTCTAACCGATGCCCTGCAGCCACCCACGACCCCCATTTCAGCGACCGCTCCACCGGCAGGACCCCTGCTTATATGTCCAGGAACACCGCCC
The sequence above is a segment of the Drosophila pseudoobscura strain MV-25-SWS-2005 chromosome X, UCI_Dpse_MV25, whole genome shotgun sequence genome. Coding sequences within it:
- the shop gene encoding probable sulfite oxidase, mitochondrial; translation: MRLLWQRAVRLQKLMPQTHLSPHTHARRLLATTTASARGSGQEEKENRKWSSPGSKAEMFLYSAFWAGGLGLGYFWLTQRYSSTPDEEVKPDDEAVARLWHITPRKDLPTYKAEQVEQHNAPDKGIWITYGLGVYDVTEFAENHPGGDKIMMAAGSAIDPFWAIYQQHNTLEVLELLESFRIGNLEGLTVPNAEDELGSPWAKEPERHALLKPASKRPFNAEPPIGLLAEKFYTPNEMFYVRNHLPVPVLVPEEYELEIDTSGGEQGGPLLTLTLAQIKALPRHTVTAAIMCGGNRRSEMTHIKAVKGLSWGAGAVGNAKWSGARLCDVLREQGVQPNETMHVIFEGADLDPTSHPYGASIPLSKALDPRGDVLLAYEMNDEPLTRDHGYPIRVIVPGVVGARNVKWLTRIMVADHESDSHWQQNDYKGFSPSTDWDTVDFSKAEAIQAMPVTSAICTPLPGERVKVDPQGGYITVRGYAWSGGGRKILRVDLTGDEGKTWHVAELEQEDSPDGRHYGWSLWTARLPITEEQQQRRKAGGSGELEIWAKAVDSAYNVQPEKFEHIWNLRGVLANAYHKVKVKLA